The Methylobacterium durans nucleotide sequence TCAGCTCGGACAGGAGGGCCGGCACGGCGTTGCGTGGGCCGCCACGGATCAGCTCGCCCTTCCGGAGCCCGATGCCGGGATTGGGAAGCCACGCCCCGAGCCGCATGTTGAAGAGCGTCATCACGAAGGCGGTCAGGGCCGAGGAATGGTAGCCCATGTTGGGGCTCGCGGCGGCGCCCGAGATCGTCATCGCGGTTCCGAGGGTGATGCCCTTCGGCTCGTCGTGGATGCCGGTCTGGCGCTCGTCGCCCGCGTAGCTCTCGGTCGGGACGTAGGCGCCGGTCGCGGCGCCGTCGTCCGTGGAGCGGCGCAGCCGGGCCGAGCCGCAATGGAGCGGCGTGATCGTGAAGGAATCGGCCTTGCGCTCGGCCTGGGCCGGGTCGTAGCCCCGGGTCCGGTTGAGGGCGACGTTGATGACCGGGAACAGGCGCGGCGGCGAGCGGCGCGTGAAGGCGTCGGCCACCCGGAGGTTGTCGAGGGGATCGAAGCCGGTGAAGCGGTCCGGGTGCTTGGCGCCGCTCCGGCGTGCCGAGCCGAGGAAGCCGCGGATCAGGCGGCTCCGGTAGACGGCGTGCATCGAGAACCGGTTGAGGTTGATCAGCCCGCTGAGGAGCCAGGCGAGGCCTGCCGCAGCGATCACGAACGCGACACTCGCCGCGGTGATCGCGATCATCGTGGGCGCGGGGGAAAAACGCGAGGCGGCCCAACCGATTGCGACGGCGGTGGCGTGCCCGATCAGCACCAGAAGAGCGGTGCCGAACACGATGATCCCCGCATTGGTCAGGACCGAGAGCGGGACGAGCCGCGGCTTCTGCGCCTCGCCGCGCGCGGTGAAGGCCGTCATCGCGCTGCGGCCGATCCAGGCGACGAGGCCGCCCGAGGCGACGCCGCCGCCCGCGAGCGCGGCGATGGCCGAGCCGCCCCAATCCGACAGGTGCGATCCGCCGATCACCACGACGATGCCCGCAAGGCAGAGGCCGAGCACGACGATCAGCTTCGTCCCGTTGAGCCGGGCGAGCCATTCCCGGTCGAGGTCGCCCCGCAGGGCGTTGCGCCGCAGGGCCACGAACACCGTGGTGCGCAGGGTCTCGGCCAGCGCGATCCAGAGGGGCCGAGCAGCACCAGCCAGAAGATGTCGAGATCCTGGGCGAACCAGATGCCCCACCAGAGCAGGGCCGCCGAGGCGAGCGCGCTGACGATCCAGGCGAGAAGACCCCTCCGGAACAGCGTGACGTGCCAAACCCGTGCCAGCGCCTCGTCCCGCGCGTCGCGCGCCCCGTAGCGGCGGCTGGATTCCCAGAGGAAGGCGAGCCCGTAGGCGAGCAGGCAGATCGCGACGCTGAGCCCCGGCACGAGCAGGATCTGCGTCTCCGTCGCACCCGTTCGCCGCGGCGGCGCGGGGCAGGCGGCCGGCGTCGCCGGGTGGCAGGCGGTCCCGACGGCGGCGCCCGCGGGAGGACGCGCCTCCGCCGAGGCCGCCGCCGGCGGACACGGCTTCGCCGCCGGCTCGCAGGCGGGCGGCGGCCCCGTCCGGAACACTTGGTGGAGGTCCGCGATGTGGTGGTCGCTGAGGATGCGCGGCGCCGCCGCCATCGGCATCGCGAAGCACCAGACGAGGATCGGCACGATGATCCGGATCCGGATCTGGCCCGCGTCCGGTCCGAACGGGTGGGCCCGGTCGTCCCGCCTGATCCAAGAGGCTGGGAGGTCGGGATGACTGTGGCTCGGCACGCCGAGGATCGACCAGTACACGGCCGAGAGCAGGCACGCGCCCCCGACCGCCAGGAGCACGAACTCGGCGAGGTCGTGCCGGTGCGTCACGAGGGACGCCGTCGCGACGGCGTAGAGGAGCAGGGACGCGGCCACTGCGACGAAGACGGGCAGCAGCACGAACCAGTTGATCAGCGTGTTCCGCAGCCAGAGCAGGACACCCGTCAGGGTGTCGAGCGAGAGGAGGCCGGGCTCGGGCGCCAGGAAGCTCGTGTAGCGGCGCAGGGCGTGGACCGGCCCGCCGGGCCGGTCGCTGCCGGGACCGCTGATCGCGTCCTCGGCGGCCGTGACGCTGGCCCAGCGCGTCTGGCCCCCCGCCTCGTCGAGCTGTCCGGAGACCACCCGGGTCAGCCACGCGGCGATGTAGCCGCCGCCGGAGACCGTCGAGAGGTAGTGGAAATGGCCGAGGAGCCGGCGCGCGGCGAGGGCCTGTAGCACGCCGAGGCCGAAGGCGGCGCTGCGCACGCCCCCGCCCGACAGGCAGAGGGCGGCTGGCTGCGCCCCGTCCGGGAGTTCGAGGGCGTCCCGCTC carries:
- a CDS encoding patatin-like phospholipase family protein, yielding MSHAHDPVAPLSTDEALAAERDALELPDGAQPAALCLSGGGVRSAAFGLGVLQALAARRLLGHFHYLSTVSGGGYIAAWLTRVVSGQLDEAGGQTRWASVTAAEDAISGPGSDRPGGPVHALRRYTSFLAPEPGLLSLDTLTGVLLWLRNTLINWFVLLPVFVAVAASLLLYAVATASLVTHRHDLAEFVLLAVGGACLLSAVYWSILGVPSHSHPDLPASWIRRDDRAHPFGPDAGQIRIRIIVPILVWCFAMPMAAAPRILSDHHIADLHQVFRTGPPPACEPAAKPCPPAAASAEARPPAGAAVGTACHPATPAACPAPPRRTGATETQILLVPGLSVAICLLAYGLAFLWESSRRYGARDARDEALARVWHVTLFRRGLLAWIVSALASAALLWWGIWFAQDLDIFWLVLLGPSGSRWPRPCAPRCSWPCGATPCGATSTGNGSPGSTGRS